The following proteins are co-located in the Telopea speciosissima isolate NSW1024214 ecotype Mountain lineage chromosome 9, Tspe_v1, whole genome shotgun sequence genome:
- the LOC122639395 gene encoding 60S ribosomal protein L15 — translation MGAYKYVSELWRKKQSDVMRFLQRVRCWEYRQLPSIVRVTRPTRPDKARRLGFKAKQGYVVYRVRVRRGGRKRPVPKGIVYGKPTNQGITQLKFQRNKRSVAEERAGRKLGGLKVLNSYWINEDSTYKYYEVILVDAAHNAIRNDPRINWICKPVHKHRELRGLTSAGKKYRGLNGKGHLHHKARPSRRATWKRNNTLSLRRYR, via the exons ATGG GTGCTTACAAGTATGTGTCTGAGCTatggagaaaaaaacaaagcgATGTTATGAGGTTTTTGCAGAGGGTTAGATGCTGGGAGTACCGTCAGCTCCCATCGATTGTCAGGGTCACTCGACCCACGCGCCCTGACAAGGCTCGGCGATTAGGTTTCAAGGCAAAGCAG GGGTATGTTGTATACCGTGTTCGTGTTAGGCGTGGAGGCCGCAAGAGGCCTGTCCCTAAGGGTATTGTGTACGGTAAGCCAACAAACCAGGGTATTACCCAGTTGAAGTTTCAGCGAAACAAGCGGTCAGTTGCGGAGGAGCGTGCTGGTCGCAAATTGGGTGGGTTGAAGGTCCTCAACTCCTACTGGATTAATGAG GATTCGACTTACAAATATTATGAGGTAATCCTTGTGGATGCTGCTCACAATGCAATTCGCAATGACCCAAGAATCAACTGGATATGCAAGCCGGTCCACAAGCACAGGGAGCTTCGTGGCCTCACCTCTGCTGGAAAGAAGTACAGGGGTCTCAATGGAAAGGGACACTTGCACCACAAGGCACGTCCATCCCGAAGGGCAACCTGGAAGAGGAACAACACCCTCTCCCTCCGTCGCTACCGTTAA